The Pedobacter mucosus genome window below encodes:
- a CDS encoding exo-beta-1,4-galactosidase, protein MQIKGSSFNKLLIFFLLLLSFTSNTQAQNISLKGSWRFKIDANDEGLKAKWYATALPETVNLPGSMAENLKGDDITLKTKWTGSIYDSSYFYNPRLAKYRKADNLKIPFWLTPAKHYTGVAWYQKDVVIPTDWKGKRIVLSLEYPHSETRVFVDNIEIGTQYTFVVAQNFELPANLKAGKHQITLQIDNRIKAINVGQDSHSLTDHTQGNWNGVVGKLELRAGSPLYFEDIQVFPDLKNKIAKVKIQLKSTSKISSTGNIQLSAKSFNTKNIISVKAISAPYKIVDGAGTLEINLPMGDKIVTWDEFDPALYQLSASLISKDGKKDEKKVQFGMREFKAVGRTFEINGRPVFLRGTVNNCEFPLTGYPAMDVAAWVRIFKISKDHGLNHMRFHSWCPPEAAFIAADLTGFYLQPEGPSWANHGTSIGEGKPIDQFIYDETNRMTKSYGNYASFCMMAYGNEPRGRQVEYLTKFNDYWKAKDSRRLYTGASVGGSWPVIPNNEFMVRAGARGLDWNKQPESISNYAKQIEQFTVPFVAHEMGQYCVFPNFNEIKKYTGVYRAKNLEMFQEDLKDHDMADQAQDFLMASGKLQALCYKNEIEKALRTPNYNGFQLLSLNDYPGQGTALVGVLDAFWDEKGYISAKEFKRFSNSTVPLIEVPKFVYTSDEKFEPKIEIAHWGKIPINAKITARLIDDLGKVVFTYKWGPKTLNVGAITEIGSLKYSSNPITKARKLKLEVAIDGTEFANDWDFWFFPPTLPVVKTDVYYTNNFDDKAKEILNNGGKVFLNAAGKVVKGKEVVQTFLPVFWNTSWFKMRPPHTLGFVCDPKNPAFANFSTENHSDMQWWEIVNKAQVMNIEDFPKGFKPIVQPIDTWFLNRRLAMVLEAKVGNGKLIVSSANLSPDLTGSPSAKQLYYSLQQYMLSNKFNPKFAVDFNTVKDIFETPSKEQFNTFTKDSPDELKPKPKDEPKTTPKTN, encoded by the coding sequence ATGCAAATAAAGGGTTCATCATTTAATAAATTGCTGATTTTTTTTCTATTATTACTATCGTTTACAAGCAATACTCAAGCGCAAAATATTTCTTTAAAAGGTAGTTGGAGGTTCAAAATCGACGCTAACGACGAAGGTTTAAAAGCAAAATGGTATGCTACAGCTTTGCCAGAAACAGTGAATCTTCCCGGCTCTATGGCCGAAAATTTAAAGGGCGATGATATCACTTTAAAAACAAAATGGACAGGTAGTATTTACGACAGTTCTTACTTCTACAATCCTCGTTTGGCTAAATATCGCAAAGCGGATAACCTTAAAATTCCATTTTGGCTTACGCCTGCTAAGCACTATACGGGTGTTGCCTGGTATCAAAAAGATGTCGTTATTCCGACAGATTGGAAAGGAAAACGTATTGTACTTTCTTTGGAATACCCTCATTCTGAAACGCGTGTTTTTGTAGATAATATCGAAATCGGAACACAATATACTTTTGTTGTTGCTCAAAACTTTGAATTACCCGCGAATTTAAAAGCAGGTAAACATCAAATCACTTTGCAAATTGATAACCGCATAAAAGCAATAAATGTAGGTCAGGATTCTCATAGTTTAACTGATCATACCCAAGGAAACTGGAATGGTGTTGTTGGTAAACTAGAATTAAGAGCTGGCTCGCCATTATATTTTGAGGATATTCAGGTGTTTCCAGATTTGAAAAACAAGATTGCAAAAGTTAAAATTCAATTAAAATCAACTTCCAAAATTTCTTCAACAGGGAACATTCAACTTTCGGCAAAAAGTTTCAACACAAAAAATATCATCAGCGTTAAGGCGATTTCTGCTCCATACAAAATAGTTGATGGAGCCGGAACTTTAGAAATAAATTTGCCAATGGGCGATAAAATAGTTACTTGGGATGAATTTGACCCGGCACTTTATCAATTATCAGCATCGCTTATCAGTAAGGATGGTAAGAAAGATGAGAAAAAAGTTCAGTTCGGCATGCGTGAATTTAAAGCAGTTGGCAGAACTTTCGAGATTAATGGTCGCCCGGTTTTTTTACGTGGAACGGTAAATAATTGCGAATTTCCTTTAACCGGTTATCCGGCAATGGATGTAGCAGCTTGGGTTCGCATTTTTAAAATCTCAAAAGATCATGGTTTAAATCATATGCGTTTTCACTCGTGGTGCCCGCCAGAAGCTGCATTTATTGCCGCTGATTTAACTGGTTTTTATTTGCAACCAGAAGGTCCGAGTTGGGCAAATCATGGTACGTCAATCGGAGAAGGCAAACCTATTGATCAATTTATTTATGATGAAACCAATCGCATGACAAAAAGTTATGGCAACTACGCTTCTTTTTGCATGATGGCTTATGGCAATGAACCACGCGGACGCCAAGTTGAATACCTCACTAAATTTAACGATTACTGGAAAGCAAAAGATTCTAGAAGGCTATATACCGGAGCATCCGTTGGTGGAAGTTGGCCGGTAATTCCTAATAACGAATTTATGGTTCGTGCAGGAGCAAGGGGCTTGGATTGGAACAAACAACCTGAAAGCATCTCCAATTATGCAAAACAAATTGAGCAATTTACGGTGCCTTTCGTAGCGCATGAGATGGGTCAGTATTGCGTTTTCCCTAACTTTAATGAAATAAAAAAATATACAGGCGTTTACAGAGCGAAAAACTTAGAGATGTTTCAGGAGGATTTGAAGGATCATGATATGGCCGACCAAGCGCAAGATTTTTTAATGGCTTCGGGTAAACTTCAGGCTTTGTGCTATAAAAATGAAATTGAAAAAGCCTTAAGAACACCCAATTATAATGGGTTTCAGTTGTTATCCTTAAATGATTACCCTGGTCAAGGAACAGCATTGGTTGGTGTATTAGATGCTTTTTGGGATGAAAAAGGATACATTTCGGCTAAAGAATTTAAGCGCTTTTCTAACAGTACAGTTCCATTAATTGAAGTGCCAAAGTTTGTTTATACCAGTGATGAAAAGTTTGAACCTAAAATCGAAATTGCTCATTGGGGTAAAATACCAATTAACGCAAAAATTACTGCTAGGCTAATTGATGACTTAGGAAAAGTGGTTTTCACTTATAAATGGGGACCAAAAACGTTAAATGTTGGTGCCATTACAGAAATTGGCTCTTTGAAATATTCATCAAATCCGATAACTAAAGCAAGAAAACTTAAACTAGAAGTAGCCATTGATGGAACTGAATTTGCTAATGATTGGGATTTCTGGTTTTTCCCTCCAACACTTCCTGTAGTTAAAACAGATGTTTATTACACCAACAATTTCGACGATAAAGCAAAAGAAATTTTAAATAATGGAGGAAAAGTATTTTTAAATGCCGCTGGTAAAGTGGTAAAGGGAAAAGAAGTTGTGCAAACGTTTTTACCTGTTTTTTGGAATACTTCCTGGTTTAAGATGCGCCCACCGCACACCTTGGGGTTTGTTTGTGATCCAAAAAATCCAGCTTTTGCAAATTTTTCAACGGAAAATCATAGCGATATGCAATGGTGGGAAATTGTAAATAAAGCTCAGGTAATGAACATCGAAGATTTTCCAAAAGGATTTAAGCCAATTGTTCAACCCATTGATACCTGGTTTTTAAACCGCCGTTTAGCCATGGTTTTAGAAGCGAAAGTTGGAAATGGAAAATTGATTGTTTCAAGCGCTAATCTTTCTCCCGATTTGACAGGATCTCCTAGCGCCAAACAGCTTTATTATAGTTTGCAGCAATATATGTTATCTAATAAATTTAATCCAAAATTTGCAGTCGACTTTAATACGGTAAAAGATATTTTTGAAACGCCATCAAAAGAGCAGTTTAATACCTTTACAAAGGATAGCCCGGATGAACTTAAGCCTAAACCTAAAGATGAACCAAAGACGACACCGAAAACTAATTAA
- a CDS encoding glycoside hydrolase family 88/105 protein, translating to MKKFILTSILISSISSQLLLAQKLPAKKEVMKVLKSTNAYFMNKWPDAGKTIITNKERPSHIWTRAVYYEGLMSLYTINPDHKYTDYAIQWGEKHNWGLNGGIKVRNADNQACGQTYIDLYNLDPKPERIKDIKASMDLMMESGKVDDWTWIDALQMGMPVFAKLGKLYKNDAYYEYMYKMYMHSKNVEGGGLYNAKDGLWWRDKDFVPPYKEPNGEDCYWSRGNGWVVAALVRVLDIMPENAPHRDEYLKTYHEMIKALVPLQRPDGFWNVSLHDATHFGGKETSGTALFAYGMAWGINKGILDKKIYQPIVVKAWNGMAKDAVQKNGFLGYMQGTGKEPKDGQPVSYTSMPDFEDYGLGCFLLAGTEVYKMKK from the coding sequence ATGAAAAAATTTATTCTCACATCAATCTTAATATCGAGCATTTCATCTCAGTTACTTTTAGCCCAAAAACTTCCTGCAAAAAAAGAAGTAATGAAGGTTTTAAAATCAACAAACGCCTACTTTATGAATAAATGGCCGGATGCTGGAAAAACTATCATCACTAATAAAGAGCGCCCAAGCCATATCTGGACAAGAGCCGTTTACTATGAAGGATTGATGAGTCTTTACACCATAAATCCGGATCATAAGTATACTGATTACGCCATTCAATGGGGAGAAAAACATAACTGGGGCTTAAATGGAGGTATAAAAGTTCGCAATGCAGATAATCAAGCTTGTGGACAAACTTATATTGATTTATATAACTTGGATCCAAAACCAGAACGGATTAAAGACATCAAAGCTTCAATGGATTTGATGATGGAATCAGGAAAAGTGGATGATTGGACATGGATTGACGCACTTCAAATGGGGATGCCCGTTTTTGCAAAATTGGGTAAACTTTACAAAAACGATGCTTATTACGAATACATGTACAAAATGTACATGCACAGCAAAAACGTTGAAGGCGGCGGTTTGTACAATGCAAAAGATGGTTTGTGGTGGAGAGATAAAGATTTTGTACCACCATATAAAGAGCCAAATGGAGAAGATTGCTACTGGTCGCGTGGTAATGGTTGGGTTGTAGCTGCATTGGTTAGGGTGCTAGATATTATGCCAGAAAACGCACCACATCGCGATGAATATTTAAAAACCTATCACGAAATGATTAAAGCTTTGGTTCCACTGCAAAGACCAGATGGTTTTTGGAATGTGAGTTTACATGATGCTACGCATTTTGGTGGCAAGGAAACTTCGGGTACTGCGCTATTTGCTTATGGAATGGCTTGGGGAATAAATAAAGGTATTTTGGATAAGAAAATATATCAGCCGATTGTAGTAAAAGCATGGAATGGAATGGCGAAAGATGCGGTGCAAAAGAATGGCTTTTTAGGTTATATGCAAGGAACGGGTAAGGAACCAAAAGATGGTCAGCCGGTAAGTTATACTAGCATGCCTGATTTTGAAGATTATGGATTAGGTTGTTTCTTGCTTGCAGGCACAGAAGTTTATAAAATGAAAAAATAA
- the rhaM gene encoding L-rhamnose mutarotase, whose translation MKIAFKMKLKPGCEAEYKSRHDQIWPELVTVLKENGISDYSIFLDEETNTLFAVQQQDGNSSQELGSTKIVQKWWSYMSDIMETNPDQSPKSFPLELVFHLD comes from the coding sequence ATGAAAATTGCATTTAAGATGAAATTGAAACCAGGATGTGAGGCCGAATACAAATCTCGTCACGATCAGATTTGGCCAGAATTAGTAACGGTATTAAAGGAAAATGGCATTAGCGATTATTCTATATTTTTGGATGAAGAAACCAATACTTTATTCGCTGTTCAGCAGCAGGATGGAAACTCTTCTCAGGAACTGGGTAGTACTAAAATTGTTCAAAAATGGTGGTCTTACATGTCTGATATTATGGAAACCAATCCAGATCAATCTCCAAAATCTTTTCCATTAGAATTGGTATTTCATTTAGATTAA
- a CDS encoding glycosyl hydrolase, with protein MQAKRFLKVFFISILIYNCAGAQTANKNSNGWPVIEKQMKPWARWWWMGNAVDEKSQLLVLQQYKDAGLGGLEITPIYGAVGFEKQYLQFLSPQWMNALHYTVNQAKSLGLGIDMNTGTGWPFGGPQIKPENAATKLVTQQYKLKAGEKLTEAIKIKDPKQNFAVLQAVTAYGENNEVVDLFQLVQPDGSLKWSPVKGSYDIYAVFAGKTLQMVKRAAPGGEGFTLDHLDKNSVDVYLKRFTDAFGNKSQGVRAFFNDSYEVYGATWTPTFFEEFKKNRGYDLQKHIKDLVGKDSTSENTARLKSDYRETMDELLLGNFTQNWTNWAHQLKSITKNQSHGSPCNLLDLYGAVDIPETETFGSSYFPIPGLRRDAADIRNVDPDPMMCKFASSAAHTGGKKLVSSETFTWLTEHFKTSFSQCKPEAEQLFLAGINHIFYHGTTNSPANIPWPGWLFYASVEMNPNNSLWPQAKGLNNYIARCQSILQAGQADNELLIYWPIYDVWNKAKGLEMALKVHDVDEWLHPTPFYKLSKQLSKVGYSFDFASDRLLAKTKIINNMLNTASGASNYKVLIVPQCEMINPETLNKMVDLASNGGTVIFQSLPKDAPGLSNLIERRNQLKTALNKLIFNDLGKGIKQYKIGEGNVFLGDDVQKILTFIKINREELTNTGLQFVRRKVSTGKYYYLVNHTAKAIDDFIPLNEKGNVTILDPQSEAIGIAAVKEGKIRVQLKSGESIFLKVSNEKNTTNKPWLYLNQPKKDFVLNKPWLLHFTAGGPALPADQNLDKLVSWTTLADPKLEAFSGTGVYTSSFTLSTKTAKEYVLNLNQVDESARVWINGKEVGILWSIPFEARIGKYLKEGNNTIKVEVVNLMANRIRDMDIKKIQWRNYHEINFVNINYKNFDASSWAVMPSGLIGPVTITPFN; from the coding sequence ATGCAAGCAAAACGATTTTTGAAAGTTTTTTTTATCAGCATTCTGATATACAACTGTGCGGGAGCTCAAACGGCGAATAAAAATTCAAACGGCTGGCCCGTTATTGAAAAACAAATGAAGCCCTGGGCTCGCTGGTGGTGGATGGGAAATGCCGTTGATGAAAAAAGCCAACTTTTAGTTTTGCAGCAATATAAAGATGCAGGTTTGGGTGGTTTAGAAATTACACCAATTTACGGAGCGGTAGGTTTCGAAAAACAATACCTGCAATTTCTTTCTCCCCAATGGATGAATGCTTTGCATTATACGGTTAATCAAGCCAAATCATTGGGTTTGGGCATCGATATGAATACAGGTACGGGCTGGCCATTCGGTGGTCCACAGATTAAACCTGAAAATGCTGCAACCAAATTAGTTACGCAACAGTATAAATTAAAGGCAGGAGAAAAGCTCACCGAAGCCATAAAAATAAAAGATCCTAAGCAAAATTTTGCCGTATTACAAGCGGTAACGGCTTATGGGGAGAACAACGAAGTTGTAGATTTATTTCAATTGGTTCAGCCAGATGGAAGTTTAAAATGGTCGCCGGTAAAGGGCAGTTATGATATTTATGCGGTGTTTGCAGGTAAAACACTGCAGATGGTAAAGCGTGCTGCGCCTGGAGGAGAAGGTTTTACTTTAGATCATCTTGATAAAAATTCAGTCGACGTTTATCTGAAAAGATTTACTGATGCTTTTGGAAATAAATCGCAGGGTGTAAGGGCATTTTTTAATGATAGTTACGAAGTTTACGGCGCTACCTGGACGCCAACTTTTTTTGAAGAGTTTAAGAAAAATAGGGGTTACGATCTTCAAAAGCATATAAAAGATTTAGTTGGCAAAGATTCGACAAGCGAAAATACCGCTCGTTTAAAATCTGATTATCGGGAAACCATGGATGAGCTTTTGCTCGGCAACTTCACGCAAAACTGGACAAACTGGGCGCACCAGCTTAAATCGATCACTAAAAATCAATCTCATGGATCTCCATGTAATCTGCTAGATCTTTACGGCGCAGTTGATATCCCTGAAACCGAAACTTTTGGGTCTAGTTACTTTCCTATTCCGGGATTGCGACGCGATGCTGCGGATATAAGGAATGTAGATCCAGACCCGATGATGTGTAAATTCGCTTCTTCTGCAGCACATACAGGCGGGAAAAAACTGGTTTCTTCTGAAACTTTTACTTGGTTAACAGAACATTTTAAAACCTCTTTTTCGCAATGCAAACCTGAGGCTGAACAACTTTTCTTAGCTGGAATTAATCACATTTTTTATCATGGAACCACCAATTCACCAGCCAATATACCATGGCCGGGTTGGTTGTTTTATGCTTCTGTAGAAATGAATCCAAACAACAGCCTGTGGCCGCAGGCAAAAGGTTTGAATAATTATATAGCAAGGTGCCAGTCTATACTTCAAGCTGGCCAAGCCGATAATGAATTGCTTATTTATTGGCCAATTTATGATGTTTGGAATAAAGCAAAAGGCTTGGAAATGGCTTTAAAGGTGCATGACGTTGACGAATGGTTGCATCCAACACCTTTTTATAAGTTGTCAAAACAACTTTCGAAGGTTGGCTATTCTTTTGATTTCGCATCCGACAGGCTTTTAGCCAAAACTAAAATCATTAATAATATGCTGAACACCGCTTCGGGAGCTAGCAATTATAAAGTATTAATTGTTCCGCAATGCGAAATGATAAATCCTGAAACCTTAAACAAAATGGTGGACTTAGCCAGTAATGGTGGAACCGTTATTTTTCAGTCTTTGCCAAAAGATGCACCAGGTTTGAGTAACCTTATAGAACGAAGAAATCAACTTAAAACTGCGCTTAACAAACTTATTTTTAATGATTTAGGTAAAGGAATTAAACAATATAAAATTGGTGAAGGCAATGTTTTTCTTGGTGATGACGTACAAAAAATATTAACTTTTATTAAAATAAATAGAGAAGAACTAACCAATACCGGACTTCAATTTGTAAGAAGGAAAGTATCAACAGGTAAATATTACTATTTAGTAAACCATACTGCAAAGGCCATAGATGATTTTATTCCTTTAAATGAAAAGGGAAATGTTACCATTTTAGACCCACAAAGTGAAGCGATAGGAATTGCTGCGGTAAAGGAAGGTAAAATTAGGGTTCAGTTAAAGTCTGGCGAATCAATATTTTTGAAGGTTAGTAACGAAAAGAATACCACTAATAAACCGTGGTTGTATTTGAATCAACCAAAAAAAGATTTTGTTCTTAATAAACCGTGGTTGTTGCATTTTACCGCTGGCGGACCAGCACTTCCGGCAGATCAGAATTTAGATAAATTGGTATCTTGGACTACATTGGCTGATCCTAAATTGGAGGCATTTTCTGGAACGGGGGTTTATACTTCAAGCTTTACTTTATCAACTAAAACCGCTAAAGAGTATGTTTTAAATTTAAATCAAGTTGATGAAAGTGCCCGGGTTTGGATTAATGGAAAAGAAGTCGGTATTTTATGGAGTATTCCGTTTGAAGCCAGGATTGGAAAATACCTGAAAGAAGGAAATAATACGATTAAAGTGGAAGTGGTAAACTTAATGGCTAATCGCATTCGTGATATGGATATTAAAAAAATCCAGTGGAGAAATTACCATGAGATCAATTTCGTTAATATCAATTATAAAAATTTCGATGCTTCGAGCTGGGCGGTAATGCCTTCAGGACTTATTGGGCCGGTAACAATAACGCCATTTAATTAA
- a CDS encoding fasciclin domain-containing protein — MSKVLPKFLTVFLTVIVFLSSCRKEEFDKFYGRPENLGDPIYQQLQAKGNFSKFLDCVDKAGYKETLSTAGSWTIFAPTDAAFATYMTENSLTEITSDLASKIVRYSMVYDGEKIEKLSDFFSVKGFVKNTAFRRRSVYYDFVYDGTDNNGNAIKVIASNRNGSYIPTDFNNKNIPYYLTPFMTFSGLTATDYNFFYPNSVYSGNNVGPARLVDGQTNIIAENGVIHIVDKVLTPPLSIDQYINTKSDYSLFKGMLDKFVGYSVNADISHRYEVLSGKAANVYVKTYNSILAFSPNNENFLKVDANDAQQGSYSIFAPTNDAVNTYARNVLLKYWKKRGVNTLNELYVVAPDVVRDFVNAHLYTTTVWPSKFATTVNFLGDVTKRTTADVVDRQALSNGFLYGINKAQDASVFSTVYGNINLDPDYNIMKQALNFFGLTIPLKTPSIRYVVVMIPDATLRKMGFSYDPFFVSAPIRGDVVAFRRILQTHIIPIGDRPIPNFANGAGILEASNGEYIKYNNGRLLSAGTQDSVAVAKQTIPIDSTSLTPVNGVAVYGKEALTYTVLNIGLHIQRYGTVTTDPYYNFFQYLNNSVIYTKATGAITGITEGVNYTVFVPTNAAVILAVRAGLLPGNIATGVPNFAPTDAGDINKVLKFIQYHIINKSTVVSDGQKVGEFETLLKNDGGDVAKINVVINTVNSLMLRDVTGTTVNVLLGASDRSNVLSNRTVIHQINSYLKYQF, encoded by the coding sequence ATGAGTAAAGTTTTACCAAAATTTTTAACTGTCTTTTTGACGGTTATTGTCTTTCTGAGTAGTTGCAGAAAAGAAGAATTCGATAAGTTTTATGGGCGGCCGGAAAATTTAGGTGATCCTATTTACCAACAGCTTCAGGCTAAGGGCAATTTCTCTAAATTTTTAGATTGCGTTGATAAAGCAGGCTACAAAGAAACTTTAAGCACAGCCGGTTCATGGACAATTTTTGCACCAACCGATGCCGCTTTCGCCACTTACATGACAGAAAATTCTTTGACGGAGATTACTTCAGATCTTGCTTCAAAAATTGTTCGTTATTCGATGGTTTATGATGGAGAAAAAATAGAAAAACTTAGTGATTTTTTCTCTGTAAAAGGTTTTGTAAAAAACACAGCTTTTAGAAGGCGTTCAGTTTATTACGATTTTGTGTATGATGGTACAGATAACAATGGTAATGCAATTAAAGTAATCGCTTCTAATCGTAATGGTTCATATATCCCAACCGATTTCAACAATAAAAATATTCCATATTACTTAACACCATTTATGACTTTCTCTGGTCTTACGGCAACAGATTATAACTTCTTTTATCCTAACAGCGTTTATTCTGGAAACAATGTTGGTCCGGCAAGATTGGTAGATGGCCAAACAAATATCATTGCAGAAAACGGCGTTATACACATTGTTGATAAGGTTTTGACACCGCCATTAAGCATAGATCAATACATAAACACTAAAAGTGATTACAGCCTTTTCAAAGGAATGCTTGATAAATTTGTGGGTTATAGCGTAAATGCTGATATTTCTCATCGCTATGAAGTGCTTTCTGGAAAAGCAGCAAATGTTTATGTAAAAACTTACAATTCGATATTAGCTTTCTCTCCAAATAATGAAAACTTTTTAAAGGTTGATGCAAATGATGCTCAACAAGGGTCTTACAGTATTTTCGCACCAACTAACGATGCCGTAAATACTTATGCCAGAAACGTTTTACTAAAATATTGGAAAAAACGAGGTGTAAACACTTTAAATGAACTTTATGTTGTAGCGCCTGATGTAGTTCGAGATTTTGTTAACGCCCATTTATATACAACCACAGTTTGGCCAAGTAAATTTGCAACTACCGTTAACTTTTTAGGTGATGTAACCAAGCGTACAACTGCTGATGTTGTTGATAGACAAGCTTTAAGTAATGGGTTTTTGTATGGAATAAATAAAGCGCAAGATGCAAGCGTATTTTCTACCGTTTATGGCAATATAAATCTGGATCCAGATTATAATATTATGAAACAAGCGCTTAACTTTTTTGGCTTAACCATTCCATTAAAAACGCCTTCTATCCGCTATGTTGTTGTTATGATTCCAGATGCTACACTTAGAAAAATGGGTTTTTCTTATGATCCATTCTTTGTTTCTGCTCCCATTCGCGGCGATGTAGTTGCTTTTAGAAGAATACTTCAAACACATATTATTCCGATAGGAGATAGGCCTATTCCAAACTTTGCAAATGGTGCTGGTATTTTAGAAGCATCAAATGGTGAATACATTAAATATAATAATGGCAGATTATTATCTGCAGGAACACAGGATAGTGTAGCAGTAGCTAAACAAACCATCCCGATTGATTCTACAAGCTTAACACCGGTTAATGGTGTGGCTGTTTATGGTAAAGAGGCGCTTACTTATACGGTACTTAATATTGGCCTACACATTCAAAGATATGGTACAGTAACAACGGATCCGTATTATAATTTTTTCCAGTATTTAAACAATAGCGTAATATACACCAAGGCAACAGGCGCCATAACTGGGATAACGGAAGGTGTAAACTACACGGTTTTTGTACCCACAAATGCTGCGGTTATTTTGGCCGTAAGGGCAGGGTTGCTACCAGGAAATATAGCTACTGGAGTACCAAATTTTGCACCTACTGATGCGGGTGATATTAACAAAGTTCTTAAGTTTATTCAATACCACATTATAAATAAAAGCACTGTGGTTAGTGATGGGCAGAAAGTTGGCGAGTTTGAAACGTTGCTTAAAAATGATGGTGGTGATGTTGCCAAAATCAACGTCGTCATTAATACAGTAAATTCTTTAATGTTGAGGGATGTTACTGGTACAACTGTAAATGTTCTTTTGGGTGCAAGCGATAGAAGTAATGTGCTATCGAATAGAACAGTAATTCATCAGATCAATTCTTACTTAAAATACCAGTTTTAA